From one Cynocephalus volans isolate mCynVol1 chromosome X, mCynVol1.pri, whole genome shotgun sequence genomic stretch:
- the LAGE3 gene encoding EKC/KEOPS complex subunit LAGE3, with translation MGAGAEQYPWGSGLSDPAALPPQIAAGMSRTRVVPRLRGGASGGSRCLSTGRGEGGSLRLRGEGGVEGGAAADMQAADAGAGCAAGGADGEGGAGVLSSPRGGADPAANAAGGAPHVSRASHDPGPGGDVAPVARVPEIRLHIFSLSVPFPTPLEAEIARGSLAPDAEPHQGAVRKELTVSGSILAICWRAEDSRLLRISIINFLEHLSLVVWTMQRFGPPVSR, from the exons ATGGGGGCCGGTGCAGAGCAGTATCCCTGGGGGAGTGGGCTATCCGACCCGGCAGCCCTCCCTCCGCAAATCGCGGCAGGAATGTC GCGCACGCGGGTGGTGCCACGCCTGAGGGGCGGAGCTTCGGGAGGAAGCCGTTGTCTCTCGACGGGCCGCGGAGAGGGCGGGTCGTTGCGCCTGCGCGGCGAGGGTGGGGTGGAAGGCGGAGCAGCGGCGGACATGCAGGCGGCAGACGCAGGCGCAGGCTGCGCGGCGGGCGGTGCCGATGGCGAGGGTGGCGCGGGAGTACTCAGCTCGCCCCGCGGCGGAGCGGATCCCGCGGCGAATGCGGCCGGAGGAGCTCCCCATGTCTCGCGAGCATCGCACGACCCAGGCCCCGGTGGAGACGTCGCGCCCGTGGCCAGAGTGCCGGAAATCCGACTACACATATT CTCTCTCAGCGTGCCTTTCCCGACCCCCTTAGAGGCGGAGATCGCCCGCGGGTCCCTGGCCCCAGATGCCGAACCCCACCAAGGGGCTGTCCGGAAGGAGCTCACAGTGAGCGGCAGCATCCTCGCCAT CTGCTGGAGAGCTGAAGACTCTCGACTCCTCCGAATTTCCATCATCAACTTTCTTGAACATCTTTCCCTGGTGGTGTGGACCATGCAGCGCTTTGGGCCCCCCGTTTCCCGATAG
- the UBL4A gene encoding ubiquitin-like protein 4A, protein MQLTVKALQGRECSLQVPEDELVSTLKQLVSEKLNVPVRQQRLLFKGKALADGKRLSDYSIGPNSKLNLVVKPLEKVLLEEGTARKLVNSSPPPVWQLISKVLARHFSAADASRVLEQLQRDYERSLSRLTLDDIERLASRFLHPEVTEAVEKGFSK, encoded by the exons ATGCAGCTGACGGTGAAGGCGCTCCAGGGCCGCGAGTGCAGCCTGCAG GTGCCGGAGGACGAGCTGGTGTCCACACTGAAGCAGCTGGTCTCGGAGAAGCTGAACGTCCCCGTGCGCCAGCAGCGGCTGCTGTTCAAGGGCAAGGCCCTGGCAG ATGGGAAACGACTATCGGATTACAGCATTGGGCCCAATTCCAAGCTCAACCTAGTGGTCAAACCTTTGGAGAAGGTGTTACTTGAAGAAGGCACTGCCCGGAAACTTGTCAACTCATCACCCCCACCTGTCTGGCAGCTGATCTCTAAAGTCTTGGCTCGCCACTTCAGTGCGGCAGATGCCAGTAGGGTCCTGGAACAACTGCAGAGG GATTACGAGAGGTCTCTGAGCCGCCTGACGCTGGACGACATCGAACGCTTGGCCAGCCGTTTCCTGCACCCTGAAGTGACTGAAGCTGTGGAGAAGGGGTTCTCCAAATAG
- the SLC10A3 gene encoding P3 protein isoform X2 gives MTQQHQQGYFPKPKRAWAHHLSGGAMVLRRVRGSSWRWRGLGGEGGCTGPIGILRAALLLISLPWGAQGTASANLSTALGHTMPVTGGRYLSIGDGSVMEFEFPEESEGIIVISSQYPGQANGTGPGPTLRVTSLDTEVLTIKNVSAITWGGGGGFVVSIHSGLAGLAPLHIQLVDPHGAPPMLIEERRDFCIKVSPAEDTPATLGNDLAHFSENPLLYLLLPLIFVNKCSFGCKVELEVLKGLMQSPQPMLLGLLGQFLVMPLYAFLMAKVFKLPKALALGLIITCSSPGGGGSYLFSLLLGGDVTLAISMTFISTVAATGFLPLSSAIYSRLLSIHETLHVPLSKILGTLLFIAIPIAAGVVIKSKLPKFSQRLLLVIKPFSFVLLLGGLFLAYHMGVFILAGVRLPIVLVGLTVPLVGLLVGYCLATFLKLPVAQRRTVSIEVGVQNSLLALAMLQLSFRRLQADYASQAPFIVALSSTSEMLALVIGHFIYSSLFPVP, from the coding sequence ATGACCCAACAGCACCAGCAGGGATACTTTCCTAAGCCAAAGAGGGCCTGGGCACACCATCTTTCAGGAGGAGCCATGGTGTTAAGGAGGGTCAGGGGCAGCTCCTGGCGGTGGCGTGgcctgggaggggagggtggtTGCACAGGCCCCATAGGCATTCTCAGAGCTGCCCTGCTGCTCATCAGCCTGCCATGGGGGGCCCAAGGGACAGCCAGTGCCAACCTCAGCACGGCTCTGGGCCACACCATGCCAGTGACAGGGGGCCGCTACTTGAGCATTGGGGATGGCTCTGTGATGGAGTTTGAGTTCCCCGAGGAGAGCGAGGGCATCATCGTAATCTCGAGCCAGTACCCAGGCCAGGCCAATGGAACGGGGCCTGGACCCACACTGAGGGTCACATCCCTGGACACAGAGGTGCTGACCATCAAGAACGTGAGTGCCATaacctggggtggtgggggtggctTCGTGGTGAGCATCCACTCTGGCCTGGCTGGACTGGCCCCACTCCACATCCAGCTCGTAGACCCCCATGGGGCCCCGCCCATGCTGATTGAAGAACGGAGAGATTTCTGCATCAAGGTCTCACCTGCTGAAGACACCCCTGCCACCCTCGGCAATGACCTGGCCCACTTCTCAGAGAACCCACTACTCTACCTGCTCCTGCCTCTTATCTTTGTCAACAAGTGTTCTTTTGGGTGCAAAGTGGAACTCGAGGTTCTGAAGGGGCTCATGCAGAGCCCCCAGCCCATGCTGCTGGGCCTCCTGGGCCAGTTTCTGGTCATGCCCCTCTATGCTTTCCTGATGGCCAAGGTCTTCAAGCTGCCCAAGGCCTTGGCTCTGGGCCTCATCATCACCTGCTCGTCACCAGGCGGCGGGGGGAGCTACCTCTTCAGCCTCCTTCTTGGAGGGGACGTCACCCTGGCCATCTCCATGACTTTCATCTCAACAGTGGCTGCCACTGGTTTCCTGCCACTGTCCTCAGCCATCTACAGCCGCCTGCTGAGTATCCATGAAACACTCCACGTGCCCCTCTCCAAGATCCTGGGGACCCTGCTGTTCATCGCCATCCCCATAGCGGCAGGTGTGGTGATCAAGTCCAAGCTTCCCAAGTTCTCCCAGCGGCTACTGCTGGTCATCAAGCCCTTCAGCTTTGTGCTCCTCCTGGGCGGCCTCTTCCTGGCCTACCACATGGGGGTCTTCATCCTGGCAGGTGTGAGGCTGCCCATTGTACTGGTGGGCCTCACAGTGCCCCTGGTTGGCCTCTTGGTGGGCTACTGCCTGGCCACATTCCTGAAGCTGCCGGTGGCCCAGCGGCGGACAGTCAGCATTGAGGTCGGGGTGCAGAACAGCCTGCTGGCCCTGGCCATGCTACAGTTGTCATTCCGCCGCCTTCAAGCCGACTATGCCTCACAGGCCCCCTTCATTGTGGCGCTGAGCAGCACCTCCGAGATGCTGGCCTTGGTCATTGGCCACTTCATCTATAGCAGTCTCTTCCCAGTTCCCTGA
- the SLC10A3 gene encoding P3 protein isoform X1, whose product MGWMALSLSVLNWFMPPWWLQSWCLHLFPSTLLLPPHSGFPASLLSGETQGWTKASRGNLCHQERLHRTHPWTLLRMTQQHQQGYFPKPKRAWAHHLSGGAMVLRRVRGSSWRWRGLGGEGGCTGPIGILRAALLLISLPWGAQGTASANLSTALGHTMPVTGGRYLSIGDGSVMEFEFPEESEGIIVISSQYPGQANGTGPGPTLRVTSLDTEVLTIKNVSAITWGGGGGFVVSIHSGLAGLAPLHIQLVDPHGAPPMLIEERRDFCIKVSPAEDTPATLGNDLAHFSENPLLYLLLPLIFVNKCSFGCKVELEVLKGLMQSPQPMLLGLLGQFLVMPLYAFLMAKVFKLPKALALGLIITCSSPGGGGSYLFSLLLGGDVTLAISMTFISTVAATGFLPLSSAIYSRLLSIHETLHVPLSKILGTLLFIAIPIAAGVVIKSKLPKFSQRLLLVIKPFSFVLLLGGLFLAYHMGVFILAGVRLPIVLVGLTVPLVGLLVGYCLATFLKLPVAQRRTVSIEVGVQNSLLALAMLQLSFRRLQADYASQAPFIVALSSTSEMLALVIGHFIYSSLFPVP is encoded by the exons ATGGGGTGGATGGCTCTTAGCCTCTCCGTTCTGAACTGGTTCATGCCACCCTGGTGGCTTCAGTCCTGGTGCCTTCATCTTTTCCCCTCCACTTTGCTTCTCCCACCCCACTCTGGGTTCCCCGCCTCCCTCCTCAGCGGTGAGACACAAGGCTGGACCAAGGCCTCCAGG GGAAACTTGTGCCATCAAGAAAGGCTGCACAGGACCCACCCATGGACCCTTCTCAGGATGACCCAACAGCACCAGCAGGGATACTTTCCTAAGCCAAAGAGGGCCTGGGCACACCATCTTTCAGGAGGAGCCATGGTGTTAAGGAGGGTCAGGGGCAGCTCCTGGCGGTGGCGTGgcctgggaggggagggtggtTGCACAGGCCCCATAGGCATTCTCAGAGCTGCCCTGCTGCTCATCAGCCTGCCATGGGGGGCCCAAGGGACAGCCAGTGCCAACCTCAGCACGGCTCTGGGCCACACCATGCCAGTGACAGGGGGCCGCTACTTGAGCATTGGGGATGGCTCTGTGATGGAGTTTGAGTTCCCCGAGGAGAGCGAGGGCATCATCGTAATCTCGAGCCAGTACCCAGGCCAGGCCAATGGAACGGGGCCTGGACCCACACTGAGGGTCACATCCCTGGACACAGAGGTGCTGACCATCAAGAACGTGAGTGCCATaacctggggtggtgggggtggctTCGTGGTGAGCATCCACTCTGGCCTGGCTGGACTGGCCCCACTCCACATCCAGCTCGTAGACCCCCATGGGGCCCCGCCCATGCTGATTGAAGAACGGAGAGATTTCTGCATCAAGGTCTCACCTGCTGAAGACACCCCTGCCACCCTCGGCAATGACCTGGCCCACTTCTCAGAGAACCCACTACTCTACCTGCTCCTGCCTCTTATCTTTGTCAACAAGTGTTCTTTTGGGTGCAAAGTGGAACTCGAGGTTCTGAAGGGGCTCATGCAGAGCCCCCAGCCCATGCTGCTGGGCCTCCTGGGCCAGTTTCTGGTCATGCCCCTCTATGCTTTCCTGATGGCCAAGGTCTTCAAGCTGCCCAAGGCCTTGGCTCTGGGCCTCATCATCACCTGCTCGTCACCAGGCGGCGGGGGGAGCTACCTCTTCAGCCTCCTTCTTGGAGGGGACGTCACCCTGGCCATCTCCATGACTTTCATCTCAACAGTGGCTGCCACTGGTTTCCTGCCACTGTCCTCAGCCATCTACAGCCGCCTGCTGAGTATCCATGAAACACTCCACGTGCCCCTCTCCAAGATCCTGGGGACCCTGCTGTTCATCGCCATCCCCATAGCGGCAGGTGTGGTGATCAAGTCCAAGCTTCCCAAGTTCTCCCAGCGGCTACTGCTGGTCATCAAGCCCTTCAGCTTTGTGCTCCTCCTGGGCGGCCTCTTCCTGGCCTACCACATGGGGGTCTTCATCCTGGCAGGTGTGAGGCTGCCCATTGTACTGGTGGGCCTCACAGTGCCCCTGGTTGGCCTCTTGGTGGGCTACTGCCTGGCCACATTCCTGAAGCTGCCGGTGGCCCAGCGGCGGACAGTCAGCATTGAGGTCGGGGTGCAGAACAGCCTGCTGGCCCTGGCCATGCTACAGTTGTCATTCCGCCGCCTTCAAGCCGACTATGCCTCACAGGCCCCCTTCATTGTGGCGCTGAGCAGCACCTCCGAGATGCTGGCCTTGGTCATTGGCCACTTCATCTATAGCAGTCTCTTCCCAGTTCCCTGA
- the FAM3A gene encoding protein FAM3A isoform X1 has translation MRLAGPLRIVALVITVGLTWVVVSILLGGPGSGFPRIQQLFTSPESSVTAEPRARKYKCGLPQPCPEEHLAFRMVSGAANVIGPKICLEDKMLMSSIKDNVGRGLNIALVNGVSGELIEARAFDMWAGDVNDLLKFIRPLHEGTLVFVASYDDPATKMNEETRKLFSELGSRNVKELAFRDSWVFVGAKGVQNKSPFEQHVKNSKHTNKYEGWPAALEMEGCIPRRSAAR, from the exons GTCCCCTCCGCATTGTGGCCTTAGTCATCACGGTGGGCCTCACCTGGGTCGTAGTCAGCATCCTCCTCGGCGGGCCTGGCAGTGGCTTTCCTCGCATCCAGCAGCTCTTCACCA GCCCAGAGAGCTCAGTGACTGCAG AGCCACGGGCCAGGAAATACAAGTGTGGCCTGCCCCAGCCATGTCCTGAGGAGCACCTGGCCTTCCGCATGGTCAGTGGAGCTGCCAACGTCATCGGGCCCAAGATCTGCCTCGAGGACAAGAT GCTCATGAGCAGCATCAAGGACAACGTGGGCCGTGGGCTGAACATCGCCCTGGTGAATG GGGTCAGCGGTGAGCTCATCGAGGCCCGGGCCTTTGACATGTGGGCGGGAG ATGTCAACGATCTGTTGAAGTTTATTCGGCCACTGCATGAAGGCACCCTGGTGTTTGTGGCATCCTATGACGACCCAGCCACCAA AATGAATGAAGAGACCAGGAAGCTCTTCAGTGAGCTGGGCAGCAGGAACGTCAAGGAGCTGGCCTTCCGGGACAGCTGGGTGTTCGTGGGGGCCAAGGGCGTGCAGAACAAGAGCCCTTTTGAGCAG CACGTGAAGAACAGCAAGCACACCAACAAGTACGAAGGCTGGCCCGCCGCGCTGGAGATGGAGGGCTGCATCCCGCGGCGCAGCGCAGCACGCTAG
- the FAM3A gene encoding protein FAM3A isoform X2 translates to MGHTCCFCLEPRARKYKCGLPQPCPEEHLAFRMVSGAANVIGPKICLEDKMLMSSIKDNVGRGLNIALVNGVSGELIEARAFDMWAGDVNDLLKFIRPLHEGTLVFVASYDDPATKMNEETRKLFSELGSRNVKELAFRDSWVFVGAKGVQNKSPFEQHVKNSKHTNKYEGWPAALEMEGCIPRRSAAR, encoded by the exons ATGGGTCACACCTGCTGTTTCTGCCTAGAGCCACGGGCCAGGAAATACAAGTGTGGCCTGCCCCAGCCATGTCCTGAGGAGCACCTGGCCTTCCGCATGGTCAGTGGAGCTGCCAACGTCATCGGGCCCAAGATCTGCCTCGAGGACAAGAT GCTCATGAGCAGCATCAAGGACAACGTGGGCCGTGGGCTGAACATCGCCCTGGTGAATG GGGTCAGCGGTGAGCTCATCGAGGCCCGGGCCTTTGACATGTGGGCGGGAG ATGTCAACGATCTGTTGAAGTTTATTCGGCCACTGCATGAAGGCACCCTGGTGTTTGTGGCATCCTATGACGACCCAGCCACCAA AATGAATGAAGAGACCAGGAAGCTCTTCAGTGAGCTGGGCAGCAGGAACGTCAAGGAGCTGGCCTTCCGGGACAGCTGGGTGTTCGTGGGGGCCAAGGGCGTGCAGAACAAGAGCCCTTTTGAGCAG CACGTGAAGAACAGCAAGCACACCAACAAGTACGAAGGCTGGCCCGCCGCGCTGGAGATGGAGGGCTGCATCCCGCGGCGCAGCGCAGCACGCTAG